One genomic segment of Fusobacterium nucleatum includes these proteins:
- a CDS encoding flavodoxin family protein, translated as MEIIIHDLPEEKLKTIYGIIDNSLVITNNKKIKSCTGCFYCWTKNPGECRIKDGYDNLAELYSKVEKIIIISRCCYGSYSPFIKNVLDRSIPYLLPFFKIKNKEMHHTIRYKKNLYFELYFYGEDIADEEKEIAKNMVKANCINLNVTNFTVSFLETIS; from the coding sequence ATGGAAATAATTATACATGACCTACCTGAAGAAAAATTAAAAACTATATATGGAATTATTGATAACAGTTTAGTAATTACTAACAATAAAAAAATTAAAAGTTGTACAGGTTGCTTTTATTGTTGGACTAAAAATCCAGGTGAATGTAGAATAAAAGATGGTTATGATAATCTAGCTGAATTATATTCAAAGGTAGAAAAAATAATAATTATAAGTAGATGTTGTTATGGTTCGTATAGCCCTTTTATAAAAAATGTATTAGACAGAAGTATTCCATACTTACTTCCATTCTTTAAAATTAAAAATAAAGAAATGCATCATACAATAAGATATAAAAAAAATTTGTATTTTGAGCTATATTTTTACGGAGAAGATATAGCTGATGAAGAAAAAGAAATTGCTAAAAATATGGTTAAAGCCAATTGTATTAATCTAAATGTCACTAACTTTACTGTTTCTTTTTTAGAAACTATTAGTTAA
- a CDS encoding TetR/AcrR family transcriptional regulator — MEKSYHHGNLKEELIKKGIELINEVGENKLSLRKLAIICGVSNSAPYTHFKSKDELLKGMSLYILNLLKLELENTRKKYKNKENLLVMLGKTYVIFFLKNPKYYYFLSSRKDIEIDLSIKIDNNNMTALDILKEEAINKFSKLGISNEDIQNKILAMWSLVAGLVAVINMTSKNYLENWECKIEEIIKASFITYCKEN, encoded by the coding sequence ATGGAAAAAAGTTATCATCATGGAAATTTAAAAGAAGAGTTAATAAAAAAAGGTATAGAACTTATAAATGAAGTTGGTGAAAATAAATTATCATTAAGAAAACTTGCTATAATATGTGGTGTTAGTAATTCTGCTCCTTATACACATTTTAAAAGTAAAGATGAGCTACTGAAAGGAATGAGTCTTTATATCCTTAATTTACTTAAATTAGAATTAGAAAATACAAGAAAAAAATATAAAAATAAAGAAAATCTTTTAGTGATGTTAGGTAAAACTTATGTTATATTTTTTCTTAAAAATCCAAAATACTATTATTTTTTATCTTCAAGAAAAGATATTGAAATAGATTTATCTATAAAAATTGATAATAATAATATGACTGCATTGGATATATTAAAAGAAGAAGCTATTAATAAATTTTCAAAACTTGGTATTTCAAATGAAGATATACAAAATAAAATTCTAGCTATGTGGTCTTTAGTTGCTGGCTTAGTAGCAGTAATAAATATGACAAGTAAAAATTATCTTGAAAATTGGGAGTGTAAAATTGAAGAAATTATAAAGGCAAGTTTTATTACTTATTGTAAAGAAAATTAA
- a CDS encoding class I SAM-dependent rRNA methyltransferase, translating to MSKIIIKKEKEQKILNFYPNVYKDEIKDIIGNVKTGDIVDVITSDMRFLARGYVTEGTSAFVRILTTKDEKIDRKFIFERIKNAYEKRKHLLDETNSVRAFYSEADFIPGLIIDKFDKYVSIQFRNSGVEIFRQDIIEAVKKYLKPKGIYERSDVENRVIEGVETKTGIIFGEIPERTIMVDNGVKYSIDIVDGQKTGFFLDQRDSRKFIAKYINNQTRFLDVFSSSGGFSMSALKNGAKEVIAMDKDSHALELCYENYKLNQFTADFSTIEGDAFLMLNSLATRNKKFDIITLDPPSLIKKKTEIYKGRDFFLDLCDKSFKLLEDGGILGVITCAYHITLQDLIEVTRMSASKNNKLLSVVGINYQPEDHPWILHIPETLYLKALWVKVEGR from the coding sequence ATGTCAAAAATCATTATAAAAAAAGAAAAGGAACAAAAAATTTTAAATTTTTATCCTAATGTGTATAAAGATGAAATAAAAGATATAATAGGAAATGTTAAAACAGGAGATATAGTTGATGTAATTACAAGTGACATGAGGTTTTTAGCAAGAGGTTATGTTACAGAAGGAACATCGGCTTTTGTAAGAATTTTAACAACAAAAGATGAAAAAATTGATAGAAAATTTATATTTGAAAGAATTAAAAATGCTTATGAAAAAAGAAAGCATTTATTAGATGAAACAAATAGTGTGAGAGCTTTTTATTCTGAGGCAGATTTTATACCAGGATTAATAATAGATAAATTTGATAAATATGTATCTATTCAATTTAGAAATTCTGGTGTAGAAATTTTTAGACAAGATATTATAGAAGCTGTAAAAAAATATTTAAAGCCAAAGGGTATTTATGAGAGAAGTGATGTAGAAAATAGGGTTATTGAAGGGGTTGAAACAAAAACTGGAATAATTTTTGGGGAAATTCCTGAAAGAACTATTATGGTAGATAATGGAGTCAAATATAGTATAGATATAGTTGATGGACAAAAAACAGGTTTCTTTTTAGATCAGAGAGATTCAAGAAAATTTATAGCTAAATACATCAATAATCAAACAAGATTTTTAGATGTTTTTTCAAGTAGTGGTGGCTTTTCTATGTCGGCACTGAAAAATGGTGCAAAAGAAGTTATTGCTATGGATAAGGATAGTCATGCACTTGAATTATGTTATGAAAATTATAAATTAAATCAATTTACAGCAGATTTTTCAACAATAGAAGGAGATGCTTTTCTTATGCTAAATAGTTTAGCTACAAGAAATAAAAAGTTTGATATCATAACTCTTGATCCACCTTCACTTATAAAAAAGAAAACTGAAATATATAAAGGGAGAGATTTTTTCTTAGATTTATGTGATAAGAGCTTTAAACTTTTAGAAGATGGTGGAATTTTAGGAGTTATTACTTGTGCATATCATATAACTTTGCAAGACTTGATTGAAGTAACTAGAATGTCTGCTTCAAAAAATAATAAACTTTTAAGTGTTGTGGGAATAAATTATCAACCAGAAGATCACCCTTGGATATTACATATCCCCGAAACACTATATTTAAAAGCCTTATGGGTTAAGGTAGAAGGAAGATAA
- a CDS encoding CvpA family protein, with translation MYLDILILIIFILGIFSGVKNGIFVEIISVFGFAVNLLITKIYTPVVLKFLKRSDASFENNYVITYIVTFITVYLVVSMILIFVKKAFKGLKKGFFNKMMGGVAGFIKALIVSLVIILVYTYSTKLAPSLEKYSQGSSAISIFYEIVPSFEAYIPDILVEDFNKNATKKIIEKNINTML, from the coding sequence ATGTATTTAGATATTTTAATTTTAATAATTTTTATATTAGGAATATTCAGTGGAGTAAAAAATGGTATTTTTGTGGAGATTATCTCAGTGTTTGGGTTTGCAGTTAATTTACTTATAACAAAAATATATACACCAGTTGTTTTAAAATTTTTAAAAAGGTCTGATGCTTCCTTTGAAAATAACTATGTAATAACTTATATAGTAACTTTTATAACAGTATATTTAGTTGTGTCTATGATACTGATATTTGTAAAAAAAGCATTTAAAGGATTAAAAAAAGGTTTCTTTAATAAAATGATGGGAGGAGTAGCCGGTTTTATAAAAGCGTTAATAGTTTCACTTGTAATAATATTAGTTTATACTTATAGTACAAAGTTAGCACCTTCATTGGAAAAATATTCACAAGGAAGTTCTGCGATAAGTATATTTTACGAAATTGTTCCAAGTTTTGAAGCTTATATTCCTGATATACTTGTGGAAGATTTTAATAAGAATGCAACCAAAAAAATTATTGAAAAGAATATTAATACAATGCTATAA
- a CDS encoding LptF/LptG family permease produces MKIINKYILDELKGPIILAVFVFTFIFLLDIVVTMMEHIIVKGISVFDVLRLLSFYIPPILTQTIPIGMFLGIMICFTKFSRNSESVAMVSTGMSIRDILKPILAIAIGASIFIVFLQESIIPRSFIKLKYVGTKIAYENPVFQLKEKTFIDNLDEYSIYVDEVSSDGKAKNIIAFEKPEDKNKFPMVLTGEEAFWKDSAIIIKESQFVSFDEKGKKNLVGTFDEKRVVLTAYFQDLNIKIKDVEALSIIDLIKGLKKVEATEVIKYKIEIFRKLALVFSTVPLAVIGFCLSLGHHRISKKYSFVLAMIIVFAYIIFLNIGIVMATAGKLNPFIATWTPNLLLYLLGYKLYKAKEVRGI; encoded by the coding sequence ATGAAAATAATAAATAAATATATTTTAGATGAATTAAAAGGACCAATTATATTGGCAGTCTTTGTATTTACTTTTATTTTCTTATTGGATATTGTTGTAACTATGATGGAACACATAATAGTAAAAGGGATTTCAGTTTTTGATGTTTTAAGATTACTTTCCTTTTATATTCCACCTATACTTACTCAAACTATTCCAATAGGAATGTTTTTAGGTATAATGATATGTTTTACTAAATTTAGTAGAAATAGTGAATCAGTGGCTATGGTATCAACAGGAATGTCTATTAGAGATATTTTAAAACCAATACTTGCTATTGCAATAGGAGCATCGATTTTTATAGTTTTCTTACAAGAAAGTATAATACCTCGTTCTTTTATAAAATTAAAGTATGTAGGAACTAAAATAGCCTATGAAAATCCAGTTTTTCAATTAAAAGAAAAGACTTTTATAGATAATTTGGATGAATATAGTATCTATGTTGATGAGGTTAGTTCTGATGGTAAAGCAAAAAATATTATTGCCTTTGAAAAGCCAGAAGATAAAAATAAATTTCCTATGGTATTAACAGGAGAAGAAGCTTTTTGGAAAGACAGTGCCATTATTATAAAAGAGTCACAATTTGTTAGTTTTGATGAAAAAGGAAAGAAGAATTTAGTAGGAACTTTTGATGAAAAGAGAGTTGTATTAACAGCATATTTTCAAGATTTAAATATAAAAATAAAAGATGTTGAGGCACTTAGTATTATTGACCTTATTAAAGGTTTAAAAAAGGTTGAAGCCACAGAAGTTATAAAATATAAGATAGAAATTTTTAGAAAATTAGCCTTAGTTTTTTCTACTGTTCCTCTTGCAGTTATAGGATTTTGCCTTTCTTTAGGACATCATAGAATATCAAAAAAGTATTCGTTTGTTTTAGCAATGATAATAGTATTTGCTTACATTATATTTTTAAATATAGGAATTGTTATGGCAACAGCTGGGAAATTAAATCCATTTATTGCAACTTGGACACCAAATTTACTTTTATATTTATTAGGATATAAATTGTATAAAGCAAAAGAGGTGAGAGGAATATAA
- a CDS encoding LptF/LptG family permease: MIKKMDIYISKYFIKFFLMNIIGFMGVFLLAQTFKIIKYINQGKLAGGEIFDYILNLLPKMFVETAPLSVLLAGLITISIMASNLEIVSLKTSGIRFLRIVRAPLIIAFVISLFVFFVNNSIYTKSLAKINFYRRGEIDETLKLPTTKENAFFINNTEGYLYLMGKINRETGLAENIEVVKFNTEISKPKEIITAKSAKFDTEENKWIFSNVNIYNVETKETTAKTEYKSNLYKDDPSNFIRASAEDPRMLTIKELKKTIKEQKNIGEDTRIYLAELAKRYSFPFASFIVAFIGLSVSSKYVRGGRTTMNLVICVVAGYGYYLVSGAFEAMSLNGILNPFIASWIPNILYLIIGIYFMNRAEY, translated from the coding sequence ATGATAAAAAAAATGGATATATATATAAGTAAATATTTCATAAAATTCTTTTTAATGAATATAATTGGTTTTATGGGAGTGTTTTTACTTGCTCAAACATTTAAAATAATTAAATATATTAATCAAGGTAAACTTGCAGGAGGAGAAATTTTTGATTATATTCTAAATCTATTACCTAAAATGTTTGTTGAAACTGCACCTCTTTCTGTATTACTAGCAGGACTTATAACTATAAGTATAATGGCTAGTAACTTAGAGATAGTTTCATTAAAAACATCAGGAATAAGGTTTTTAAGGATAGTTAGAGCACCTCTTATTATAGCTTTTGTAATTTCATTATTTGTGTTTTTTGTAAATAATTCTATCTATACAAAATCACTAGCTAAAATTAATTTTTATAGAAGAGGTGAGATAGATGAAACTCTAAAATTACCTACAACAAAAGAAAATGCCTTTTTTATAAATAACACAGAAGGATATTTGTATTTAATGGGAAAAATAAATAGAGAAACTGGTCTTGCAGAAAATATTGAAGTTGTTAAGTTTAATACAGAAATTTCTAAACCAAAAGAAATAATCACAGCTAAAAGTGCTAAGTTTGATACAGAAGAAAATAAATGGATTTTTAGTAATGTAAATATTTATAATGTAGAAACTAAGGAAACAACTGCTAAAACTGAATATAAATCTAATTTATATAAAGATGATCCAAGTAATTTTATAAGAGCCTCAGCAGAAGACCCTAGGATGTTGACAATAAAGGAACTGAAAAAGACTATAAAAGAGCAAAAAAATATAGGTGAAGATACAAGAATATATCTTGCAGAACTTGCTAAGAGATACTCTTTTCCATTTGCTAGTTTTATAGTTGCATTTATTGGACTTTCAGTGAGTAGTAAGTATGTTAGAGGTGGAAGAACAACAATGAATTTAGTTATTTGTGTTGTTGCAGGTTATGGTTATTATTTAGTATCAGGGGCATTTGAAGCTATGAGTTTAAATGGAATATTAAATCCATTTATAGCAAGTTGGATACCTAATATTTTATATTTAATAATAGGTATATATTTTATGAATAGAGCAGAATATTAA
- a CDS encoding pitrilysin family protein yields MENVKLKKLDNGITLITENLPDISTFSMGFFVKTGAMNETKKESGISHFIEHLMFKGTKNRTAKEISEFVDFEGGILNAFTSRDLTCYYIKLLSSKIDIAIDVLTDMLLNSNFDEESIEKERNVIIEEIKMYEDIPEEIVHEKNVEYALRGVHSNSISGTVASLKKIDRKAILNYLEKHYVAENLVIVASGNIDEKYLYKELNKKMKNFRKAKKEEVLDLAYEIKKGKKVVKKSSNQIHLCFTTRGVSSKSELRYPAAIISNVLGEGMSSRLFQKIREERGLAYSVYTYLTRFENCGLLSVYVGTTKEDYKEVIKLIKEEFKNIKENGISERELRKAKNKYESAFTFSLESTSSRMNRLASTYIIYGKIISLDKVREDIEKVTLKDIKKAAEFLFDEQYYSQTIVGDI; encoded by the coding sequence GTGGAGAATGTTAAGTTAAAAAAACTAGACAATGGAATAACATTAATAACAGAAAACTTACCTGATATAAGTACATTTAGTATGGGATTTTTTGTTAAAACAGGTGCTATGAATGAAACTAAAAAAGAAAGTGGAATTTCACATTTTATAGAGCATTTAATGTTTAAAGGAACAAAAAATAGAACGGCAAAAGAAATTTCTGAATTTGTTGATTTTGAAGGTGGAATTTTAAATGCTTTTACTTCAAGAGATTTAACATGTTATTATATAAAGCTTTTATCTTCAAAAATTGATATAGCTATTGATGTTCTTACTGATATGTTACTTAACTCAAATTTTGATGAAGAAAGTATAGAAAAAGAAAGAAATGTGATCATAGAAGAAATAAAAATGTATGAAGATATTCCTGAAGAAATAGTACATGAAAAAAATGTGGAATATGCTTTAAGAGGAGTCCACTCAAATTCAATATCTGGTACAGTTGCAAGTTTAAAAAAGATAGACAGAAAAGCAATTTTAAATTATTTAGAAAAACATTATGTAGCTGAAAATTTAGTTATTGTTGCATCTGGAAATATAGATGAAAAATACCTATATAAAGAATTAAATAAAAAAATGAAAAATTTTAGAAAAGCTAAAAAAGAAGAAGTACTAGATTTAGCTTATGAAATAAAAAAAGGTAAGAAGGTTGTTAAAAAATCTTCAAATCAAATACATCTTTGTTTTACTACAAGAGGAGTTTCTTCAAAGTCAGAACTAAGATATCCAGCAGCAATAATTTCAAATGTTTTAGGTGAAGGAATGAGTTCAAGACTATTTCAAAAAATAAGAGAAGAAAGGGGACTTGCTTATTCAGTTTATACTTATCTTACAAGATTTGAGAATTGTGGATTACTTTCTGTATATGTTGGAACTACAAAAGAAGATTATAAAGAAGTTATAAAACTTATAAAAGAAGAGTTTAAAAACATTAAAGAAAATGGTATATCAGAAAGAGAACTAAGAAAAGCTAAGAATAAATATGAAAGTGCTTTTACATTTAGTTTAGAAAGCACAAGTTCAAGAATGAATAGATTAGCTTCTACATATATTATTTATGGAAAAATTATAAGTCTTGATAAGGTGAGAGAAGATATAGAAAAAGTAACTTTAAAAGACATTAAGAAAGCTGCAGAATTTTTATTTGATGAACAATATTATTCACAAACAATAGTAGGAGATATATAA
- the dut gene encoding dUTP diphosphatase, giving the protein MKKVQVKVVREKGVELPKYETEGSAGMDVRANIKESITLKSLERILIPTGLKVAIPEGYEIQVRPRSGLAIKHGITMLNTPGTVDSDYRGELKVIVVNLSNEAYTIEPDERIGQFVLNKIEQIEFIEVEELDSTERGEGGFGHTGK; this is encoded by the coding sequence ATGAAAAAAGTACAAGTAAAAGTTGTTAGAGAAAAAGGTGTAGAACTACCTAAATATGAAACAGAAGGTTCTGCTGGAATGGATGTTAGGGCAAATATAAAAGAGTCTATAACATTGAAATCATTGGAAAGAATTTTAATTCCTACTGGATTAAAAGTTGCAATTCCAGAAGGATATGAAATTCAAGTTAGACCAAGAAGTGGCTTAGCAATTAAACATGGTATAACTATGCTTAATACACCAGGAACTGTTGACAGTGATTATAGAGGTGAATTGAAGGTTATAGTGGTTAATTTAAGTAATGAGGCTTATACCATTGAGCCAGATGAAAGGATAGGGCAATTTGTTTTAAATAAAATAGAACAGATTGAATTTATTGAAGTTGAAGAATTAGATAGTACTGAGCGTGGTGAAGGTGGTTTTGGACATACTGGAAAATAA
- the rodA gene encoding rod shape-determining protein RodA, translated as MQNNTYLKKISKFSVFFIVNILLLFIISLSTIYSATITKSEPFFLKEIVWFIISIFVFVGVSLIDYRKYYKYATAIYIFNILMLLSVLVIGTSRLGAKRWIDLGPLALQPSEFSKLFLIFTFSAYLINNYSDRYTGFRAMFMSFLHIFPVFFLIAIEPDLGTSLVIILIYGMLLFLNKLEWKCIATVFFTIAAFIPISYKFLLKGYQKDRIDTFLNPELDALGTGWNITQSKIAIGSGKIFGKGFLNNTQGKLKYLPESHTDFIGSVFLEERGFLGGSMLLLIYIVLLVQIIYIADTTEDKFGRYVCYGIATIFFFHIFVNMGMIMGIMPVTGLPLLLMSYGGSSLVFSFLILGVVQSVRIHRGNK; from the coding sequence ATGCAAAATAATACATACTTAAAAAAAATATCAAAATTTAGTGTATTTTTTATTGTTAATATACTGTTACTTTTTATTATAAGTTTATCTACTATATATAGTGCAACAATTACTAAAAGTGAACCTTTCTTTTTAAAGGAAATAGTTTGGTTTATTATTAGTATTTTTGTATTTGTTGGAGTGTCCTTAATTGATTATAGAAAATACTATAAGTATGCAACAGCAATTTATATTTTTAATATACTTATGCTATTATCTGTATTAGTTATTGGAACATCAAGGCTAGGAGCTAAAAGGTGGATAGATTTAGGACCATTAGCTTTGCAACCTTCTGAGTTTTCAAAATTATTTTTGATTTTTACTTTTTCAGCATATCTTATCAATAATTATTCAGATAGATATACAGGTTTTAGAGCAATGTTTATGAGTTTTTTACACATATTTCCTGTATTTTTCTTGATTGCCATTGAGCCAGATTTAGGAACTTCATTAGTTATTATTTTAATATATGGAATGTTACTCTTTTTGAATAAACTTGAATGGAAGTGTATAGCAACAGTTTTTTTTACCATAGCAGCCTTTATACCAATCTCGTATAAATTTTTATTAAAAGGTTATCAAAAAGACAGAATAGATACTTTTTTAAATCCAGAACTTGATGCTTTAGGGACTGGTTGGAATATAACACAGTCAAAAATTGCTATTGGCTCAGGAAAAATATTTGGTAAAGGATTTTTAAATAATACACAGGGAAAGTTAAAATATCTTCCAGAATCTCATACAGATTTTATAGGTTCTGTTTTTCTTGAAGAAAGGGGCTTTTTAGGAGGAAGTATGCTACTTCTTATTTATATTGTTCTTTTGGTACAGATTATTTATATTGCTGATACAACAGAAGATAAGTTTGGAAGATATGTATGCTATGGTATAGCAACTATTTTCTTTTTCCATATATTTGTAAATATGGGAATGATAATGGGAATTATGCCAGTAACTGGACTACCATTGCTTTTAATGAGTTATGGAGGAAGTTCCTTAGTGTTTTCATTTTTAATACTTGGAGTTGTTCAAAGTGTAAGAATCCATAGAGGAAATAAATAA
- a CDS encoding RluA family pseudouridine synthase, translating to MIEYIIDEEYESVRVDRFLRKHLKNINLSEIYKMLRKGKIKVNNKKVSQDYRLVLGDIVLIFLSENFKENNEEKFIELSQERKIKLKEMIVFENENLFVINKLLGDVVHKGSGHNISLLEEFRSYYSNNNANFVNRIDKLTSGLVIGAKNIKTAREVAKEIQAGNIIKRYYILVNGKIEKDNFILENYLKKDEEKVMVSDVEKEGYKKSITYFKKIKEYNKYTLLEAELKTGRTHQLRAQLNHIGNNIVGDRKYGKNEKEDIMYLFSYYLKIDLYNLEIKLEIPNFFKLNFHKNSSLLAKFLNR from the coding sequence ATGATAGAATACATAATTGATGAAGAATATGAAAGTGTTAGAGTGGATAGATTTTTAAGAAAACACTTAAAAAATATAAATCTTTCTGAAATATATAAAATGTTAAGGAAAGGCAAAATAAAGGTTAATAACAAAAAAGTTTCCCAAGATTATAGATTGGTTTTGGGAGATATTGTACTTATATTTTTATCTGAAAATTTTAAAGAAAATAATGAAGAGAAATTTATTGAGCTTAGTCAAGAAAGAAAAATAAAATTAAAAGAAATGATAGTTTTTGAAAATGAAAATTTATTTGTAATAAATAAATTATTGGGAGATGTTGTTCATAAAGGCAGTGGGCATAATATTTCTCTACTTGAAGAATTTAGAAGTTATTATTCAAATAATAATGCAAATTTTGTGAATCGTATAGATAAATTGACATCTGGCTTAGTTATTGGGGCTAAAAATATAAAAACAGCTAGGGAAGTAGCAAAAGAGATTCAAGCTGGTAATATAATAAAAAGATACTATATTTTAGTAAATGGAAAAATAGAAAAAGATAATTTTATTTTAGAAAATTACTTAAAAAAAGATGAAGAAAAGGTTATGGTATCAGATGTTGAAAAAGAGGGATATAAAAAATCTATAACATATTTTAAGAAAATAAAAGAATATAATAAGTATACTTTACTGGAAGCTGAGCTTAAAACTGGTAGAACACATCAATTAAGAGCACAGTTAAACCATATTGGAAATAATATTGTAGGGGATAGAAAATATGGAAAAAATGAGAAAGAAGATATAATGTATCTATTCTCTTATTATTTAAAAATAGATTTATATAATTTAGAAATTAAATTAGAAATACCAAATTTTTTTAAACTAAATTTTCATAAAAATAGTTCGTTACTAGCCAAATTTCTTAACAGATAA
- a CDS encoding NCS2 family permease — protein MSFLDGYFKITERDSTISREVMGGITTFLAMAYIIIVNPSILSLSGMDKGALITVTCLASFIGTIIAGIWANSPIALAPGMGLNAFFTYTLTLEKQVPWQTALGIVFLSGCFFLILAIGGIREKIANSIPVPLRLAVGGGIGLFIAFIGLKSMGIVVANQATYVGLGEFTKTTCVSIIGLFIIAIMEIKRMKGGILLGIIVTTILGIIIGDVSLPEKIISLPPSPAPIIFKLDILSAMKLSLIGPIFSFMFVDLFDSLGTLMSCSKEMGLVNEKGEIKNLGRMLYTDAASTIMGASIGTSTVTAYVESAAGIVAGARTGLAATVTALGFLLSLFFTPLINIVPGYATAPALIIVGIFMFRQVAGLDFSDFKILFPAFITIFTMPLTYSISTGLALGFLSYLIVHILVGDFKKLNITLFFIGTICLLHLLV, from the coding sequence ATGAGCTTTTTGGATGGGTATTTTAAAATAACTGAAAGGGATAGTACTATTTCAAGAGAAGTTATGGGAGGAATTACAACATTTTTAGCAATGGCTTATATAATAATTGTAAATCCATCTATCTTATCGCTTTCTGGAATGGATAAAGGAGCTTTAATAACAGTTACTTGTTTAGCTTCTTTTATAGGGACAATTATAGCAGGGATATGGGCAAATTCACCTATTGCACTTGCACCAGGTATGGGACTTAATGCTTTCTTTACTTATACATTGACATTAGAAAAACAAGTCCCTTGGCAAACAGCATTAGGAATAGTATTTTTATCAGGATGTTTTTTTCTAATTTTAGCAATAGGTGGTATTAGAGAAAAAATAGCAAATTCTATTCCAGTACCATTAAGATTAGCAGTTGGAGGAGGAATTGGTTTATTTATAGCATTTATAGGACTTAAATCTATGGGAATAGTTGTTGCAAATCAAGCTACTTATGTAGGGCTTGGTGAATTTACAAAAACTACTTGTGTTTCTATAATTGGACTTTTTATTATTGCTATAATGGAAATAAAAAGAATGAAAGGTGGAATACTTTTAGGAATTATTGTAACAACTATACTAGGAATTATTATAGGAGATGTATCTTTACCGGAAAAGATAATTTCTTTACCTCCTAGTCCAGCCCCTATTATATTTAAATTGGATATTTTATCTGCAATGAAATTATCATTGATAGGTCCAATATTCTCATTTATGTTTGTTGATTTATTTGACTCATTAGGAACTCTTATGAGTTGTTCAAAAGAAATGGGACTTGTAAATGAAAAAGGGGAAATAAAAAATCTTGGAAGAATGCTATATACAGATGCTGCTTCAACAATAATGGGAGCTTCAATAGGAACGTCAACAGTAACAGCTTATGTTGAATCTGCTGCTGGGATTGTGGCAGGAGCTAGAACAGGACTTGCTGCAACAGTAACAGCCTTAGGTTTCTTATTATCATTATTTTTTACTCCACTTATTAATATAGTGCCAGGTTATGCGACAGCGCCAGCATTAATAATAGTTGGAATATTTATGTTTAGACAAGTGGCAGGACTTGATTTTTCTGATTTTAAAATTTTATTTCCAGCTTTTATTACAATATTTACGATGCCTTTAACTTATAGTATAAGTACAGGGTTAGCATTAGGATTTTTATCATATTTAATTGTTCATATATTAGTAGGAGATTTCAAAAAACTTAACATAACTTTGTTCTTTATTGGTACAATATGTTTACTTCACTTACTGGTATAA
- a CDS encoding HU family DNA-binding protein produces the protein MTKKEFVNAFAEKGNLKIKDSERLVNAFLETVEGALLKGDGVRFIGFGSWEVKERSAREVKNPQTGKMIKVEAKKVVKFKVGKPLADKVAGHKGVKKATKKK, from the coding sequence ATGACAAAAAAGGAATTTGTAAATGCATTTGCTGAAAAAGGAAACCTAAAAATTAAAGACTCTGAAAGATTAGTAAACGCTTTCTTAGAAACTGTAGAAGGTGCTTTACTAAAAGGTGATGGAGTAAGATTTATAGGATTTGGTTCTTGGGAAGTAAAAGAAAGAAGTGCGAGAGAAGTTAAAAACCCTCAAACTGGAAAAATGATCAAAGTTGAAGCTAAAAAAGTTGTTAAGTTTAAAGTTGGAAAACCTTTAGCTGACAAAGTAGCTGGACACAAAGGTGTTAAAAAAGCTACTAAGAAAAAATAG